From Neisseria cinerea:
TTGGCAGTGCGTTTTTCGACACTCCGGCTAGCAACGTGCGACCATTTGCCCAGAAGACCTTTAATCCGATGGTAGTCGTCTTCATCCATCGTGAGGCTTGCCTGAGCCGAACATGAAGCACGTCCATCCGGTGCGGCATTCATTTCACCGTTTTCCCCCTCTTCGCCTGCCTTTTCGGCGGCGAGTTTTTCTCGGCGTGCTTTTTCTTCACGCTGTTTTTTCTCCCTCAGTTTTTTCTGTTCCGCTTCTTTTTTCAAGCGCAACTGCTCTGCCTGTTCTTCGGTCAAAATATCGCTTGCACCAAGCAGTACGCCTGTATCCGATTCAGATGCCGTCTGAACGTCTGGCTCGTATTCCGGGGCTTCTAAAGCAACGGGACCGGTTGCCGGCATACTTTCGACAGCCTGTGTTTCCGATACGCTTGCCTGCTTCGGGGTCAGTTTGTAGCCTACCGTACCGCCGAATACGGCAATATTAATCGCAACCAAAAGGATAAATAGCCATTTCATCTCTGTATTCCCTAAATATGTTCATATTCCCTGCCTTCGGCGGCAATCATGTTCAACAACCCGTAAATAACGAGGTTGTCGACAACGCGCACGGTATTGGCTTCTAAAAACGCAG
This genomic window contains:
- a CDS encoding cell division protein; the encoded protein is MKWLFILLVAINIAVFGGTVGYKLTPKQASVSETQAVESMPATGPVALEAPEYEPDVQTASESDTGVLLGASDILTEEQAEQLRLKKEAEQKKLREKKQREEKARREKLAAEKAGEEGENGEMNAAPDGRASCSAQASLTMDEDDYHRIKGLLGKWSHVASRSVEKRTAKRKPGGKTYRVVLPLSGNAEGQVAELSAQGFNAVPLNGELSLGVSNSRQNAQTLQNRLAGAGFGGARIVEHFAESDGQDESLSVSRMTVLFSGVNDEDAREIRKITSPYGSLNFKSCK